In the Tautonia rosea genome, one interval contains:
- the rpsJ gene encoding 30S ribosomal protein S10 has product MSNERIRIRMEAYDHTILDQSAKDIVETAKRTEAIVHGPIPLPTRIERYTVLRSPHIDKKSREQFEIRTHKRLIDIVQPTNKTIDALNKLSLPAGVDIKIKAGPSGA; this is encoded by the coding sequence ATGAGCAACGAACGTATCCGGATCCGGATGGAAGCGTACGATCACACCATCCTGGATCAGTCGGCCAAGGACATCGTCGAAACCGCCAAGCGGACCGAGGCGATCGTCCACGGACCGATCCCGCTGCCGACGCGTATCGAACGATACACCGTCTTGCGCAGTCCGCACATCGACAAGAAGTCGCGTGAACAGTTCGAGATTCGCACGCACAAGCGGCTGATCGACATCGTGCAACCGACCAACAAAACGATCGACGCCCTGAACAAGCTCAGCTTGCCGGCGGGTGTTGATATCAAGATCAAGGCCGGGCCCTCCGGGGCCTGA
- the rplC gene encoding 50S ribosomal protein L3, with protein sequence MNVGLLGRKVGMTQIFQEDGTVVPVTVIECGPCTVLQVRTAERDGYHALQLGFADKKRKNASQAERGHARKVDAEPKRFIREIRQEAPVDVTEGTTLNVDLFTEIPSVDVIGTSKGRGYSGVMKRHGFRGLRATHGVQRMHRHPGSSGPSADPSRVFKGVKKPGQYGNTRTTVRNLKVVRVDSENNLLLVRGAVPGHNGGFVIVRQTNAV encoded by the coding sequence ATGAATGTCGGGTTGCTGGGTCGCAAGGTCGGGATGACCCAGATCTTTCAAGAGGATGGCACGGTCGTTCCCGTGACCGTCATCGAATGCGGCCCTTGCACGGTGTTGCAAGTGCGCACCGCCGAACGCGACGGCTACCACGCCCTTCAGCTTGGTTTTGCCGACAAGAAGCGCAAGAATGCCTCCCAGGCCGAGCGTGGCCATGCCCGCAAGGTCGACGCCGAGCCCAAGCGGTTCATCCGCGAGATCCGGCAAGAGGCCCCGGTCGACGTGACCGAAGGAACCACCCTGAACGTCGATCTGTTCACCGAGATCCCCAGCGTTGACGTCATCGGGACGAGCAAAGGGCGTGGGTACTCGGGTGTCATGAAGCGGCACGGCTTCCGCGGCCTCCGAGCCACGCACGGTGTGCAGCGGATGCACCGGCACCCTGGCTCCTCCGGTCCTTCAGCCGACCCGTCCCGCGTCTTCAAGGGGGTCAAGAAGCCCGGCCAGTATGGCAACACCCGCACCACCGTGCGGAACCTGAAGGTCGTGCGGGTCGACTCCGAGAACAATCTGCTGCTGGTCCGGGGCGCCGTACCTGGCCACAATGGCGGTTTTGTGATCGTTCGCCAGACCAATGCGGTCTGA
- the rplD gene encoding 50S ribosomal protein L4 — MLTIPIYNTSGEQVGEESIDPADFGGKINKQLLHDVVLMHLANRRVGTVNTRGRSDVAGSTKKMYRQKGTGNARMGSKRTNKRVGGGSAFARRNRDYSYRLPKKAVRLAIRMAVLSKFQDGQVLVLSGLDLGATPKTKEVARILRSIRRPDLPAEAQPVDGESKRDALRRTLDGRKILIGTAEYDPLLYRGARNLPGVKVAPVAEFNTYDVLRQRYLVLTPEALASLKERAKEKIRRRPEPELVAASAAG, encoded by the coding sequence ATGCTGACTATCCCCATCTACAACACGTCCGGCGAGCAGGTGGGCGAAGAGTCCATCGATCCGGCCGACTTCGGCGGCAAGATCAACAAGCAGCTCTTGCACGATGTCGTCCTGATGCACCTGGCCAATCGCCGGGTCGGCACCGTCAACACCCGGGGCCGCTCCGACGTCGCCGGCTCGACCAAGAAAATGTACCGCCAGAAGGGCACCGGCAACGCCCGGATGGGCTCGAAGCGCACCAACAAGCGCGTCGGCGGCGGCTCAGCCTTTGCCCGTCGGAACCGAGACTACTCCTACCGCCTGCCCAAGAAGGCTGTCCGCTTGGCGATCCGCATGGCCGTCCTCTCGAAGTTCCAGGACGGTCAGGTCCTCGTCCTCTCGGGCCTCGATCTGGGTGCGACCCCGAAGACCAAGGAGGTCGCCCGCATCCTTCGGTCGATCCGACGCCCCGACCTCCCGGCCGAGGCGCAGCCGGTCGACGGCGAGTCGAAGCGAGACGCCCTGCGTCGGACCCTCGACGGCCGCAAGATCCTCATCGGCACCGCCGAGTACGACCCCTTGCTCTACCGAGGAGCCCGGAACCTCCCCGGCGTCAAGGTCGCGCCGGTGGCCGAGTTCAATACCTACGACGTTCTCCGCCAGCGCTATCTGGTGCTGACGCCCGAGGCCCTTGCCTCGCTCAAGGAACGGGCCAAGGAGAAGATTCGTCGCCGTCCCGAACCGGAACTCGTCGCCGCCTCTGCGGCCGGCTGA
- the rplW gene encoding 50S ribosomal protein L23, translating into MVTLRRPPQYERPGPKLEPYQVILRPLITEKATQVAERHNAYTFEVHQMATKTEIKEAVETLFNVQVEDVRTQNRKSVTRRYRLKLGRTKNWKKAVVKLKDDYRIDFF; encoded by the coding sequence ATGGTCACCCTTCGCCGCCCCCCCCAGTACGAGCGGCCCGGCCCGAAGCTGGAGCCCTATCAGGTCATCCTGCGGCCCTTGATCACCGAGAAGGCCACCCAGGTTGCCGAGCGTCACAACGCCTACACGTTCGAAGTGCACCAGATGGCCACCAAGACCGAGATCAAGGAGGCTGTCGAAACTCTCTTCAACGTTCAGGTCGAGGACGTCCGCACGCAGAACCGCAAGTCGGTGACCCGTCGGTATCGCCTGAAGCTCGGCCGGACCAAGAACTGGAAGAAGGCCGTCGTCAAGCTGAAGGATGATTATCGGATCGACTTCTTCTGA
- the rplB gene encoding 50S ribosomal protein L2, with translation MGIRVYKPTSPGRRNASVSDFSELTDKKKKPEKRLTEPLKKTGGRNNQGKITVRHRGGGHKRLYRIIDWKRNDRDGQPAEVTHIEYDPNRSARIALIQFEDGTKRYIIAPEGLTAGMTVVTGPDAEPKVGNCLPLAKIPTGMVIHNIEMQPGGGAKMCRSAGTSATLTARESTWAQLTLPSGEVRRVPVMCRATIGPVGNSDHMNISLGKAGRKRWLGRRPHVRGTAMNPIDHPMGGGEGRTSGGRHPCSPTGLPAKGGKTRKRRKPSNSAIIRRRKSVRYGQLKI, from the coding sequence ATGGGCATTCGCGTTTACAAGCCGACCAGCCCCGGGCGCCGCAACGCCTCGGTCAGCGACTTCTCCGAGCTGACCGACAAGAAGAAGAAGCCCGAGAAGCGCCTGACCGAACCGCTGAAGAAGACCGGCGGCCGGAACAACCAGGGCAAGATCACCGTCCGTCACCGTGGCGGCGGCCACAAGCGGCTCTACCGGATCATCGACTGGAAGCGCAACGACCGCGACGGCCAGCCGGCGGAAGTGACTCACATCGAGTACGACCCGAACCGATCGGCCCGCATCGCCTTGATCCAGTTCGAGGACGGCACGAAGCGCTACATCATCGCTCCCGAAGGATTGACCGCCGGCATGACCGTCGTCACCGGGCCGGACGCCGAGCCGAAGGTCGGCAACTGCCTGCCCTTGGCCAAGATTCCGACCGGCATGGTCATCCATAACATCGAAATGCAGCCCGGAGGCGGGGCCAAGATGTGCCGGTCGGCCGGCACCAGCGCCACCCTCACCGCCCGAGAATCGACCTGGGCCCAGTTGACCCTCCCCTCCGGAGAGGTCCGCCGCGTGCCGGTCATGTGCCGGGCGACCATCGGTCCGGTCGGCAATTCCGATCACATGAACATCTCGCTCGGCAAGGCCGGCCGCAAGCGATGGCTCGGTCGTCGTCCTCATGTTCGGGGCACGGCCATGAACCCGATCGACCACCCGATGGGCGGTGGCGAAGGCCGCACCTCCGGCGGTCGTCACCCGTGCTCGCCCACCGGTCTGCCGGCCAAGGGCGGCAAGACCCGCAAGCGCCGCAAGCCGTCGAACTCGGCCATCATTCGCCGCCGCAAGAGTGTTCGTTACGGTCAGTTGAAGATCTAG
- the rpsS gene encoding 30S ribosomal protein S19, whose product MGRSLKKGPYVDERLLEKVEKAETSGARAPIRTWSRACTIVPEFIGKNFEVHNGKVFTKVYITEDMVGHKLGEFSPTRTFRGHGGKAKGKR is encoded by the coding sequence ATGGGACGTTCGCTCAAAAAAGGCCCCTATGTCGACGAGCGACTGCTGGAAAAGGTCGAGAAGGCCGAAACCAGCGGCGCCCGAGCACCGATCCGGACCTGGTCGCGTGCCTGCACCATCGTGCCCGAGTTCATCGGCAAGAACTTTGAGGTGCACAACGGCAAGGTCTTCACCAAGGTTTATATCACCGAGGACATGGTCGGGCACAAGCTCGGCGAGTTCTCCCCGACCCGTACCTTCCGGGGCCACGGCGGCAAGGCGAAGGGCAAGCGTTAA
- the rplV gene encoding 50S ribosomal protein L22: MKTQSPYPYKASHRFARMSVLKIRKILDLIRGKYADEALQILKYLPHRGARYTEKVLKSAMANAEDQGVRNPGDLIVADARGDGAAMFKRLMPRARGMAHLIRRRSCHITIGLADLETALAGPEAARQPVEDAAE, from the coding sequence ATGAAGACTCAGAGCCCCTACCCTTACAAGGCCTCCCACCGGTTCGCCCGGATGTCGGTCCTGAAGATCCGCAAGATCCTCGACCTGATCCGCGGCAAGTACGCCGACGAGGCGCTGCAGATCCTCAAGTACCTGCCCCACCGAGGGGCCCGGTACACCGAGAAGGTGCTTAAAAGCGCCATGGCCAACGCCGAGGACCAGGGGGTCCGCAACCCCGGCGACCTGATCGTCGCCGATGCTCGAGGCGACGGCGCCGCGATGTTCAAGCGTCTCATGCCCCGAGCCCGAGGCATGGCCCACTTGATCCGCCGCCGGAGCTGCCACATCACCATCGGCCTGGCCGACCTCGAAACCGCCCTTGCCGGGCCCGAGGCCGCCCGCCAGCCGGTCGAAGACGCCGCCGAGTGA